The following proteins are encoded in a genomic region of Oceanisphaera profunda:
- the csx2 gene encoding TIGR02221 family CRISPR-associated protein → MSTLLTFIGRGAANRTGGVGRYQALNYLLPDGQLTASVTYLGEALITRYQPQRLVVAGTSGSMWDQLLTQLSGQWSEDEQLALIESVDEKNVTPAQLTSLEQALMTSTGRQVSLVLLPDTATPAAQAEFIVTLCAAVKQGESLIIDVTHGFRFMPILALTCLQYLQYIKGVEIEEMLYGALDGDKGEVFSLNNVLQLSGWVRALGQFDHSGDFSVFGPLLKREGWDNDKINELLRAAFYERITNATKAAQSAQNVLRADFDGAMAELIQPQLNARLQWISETGRGARERALAHQYLQRHDYLRAVIYAQEGLISSHLYSEKADEHNFDARDEAKRTLADNAADFRLLSQLRNNLAHGVRSHNNHINKLLSDEATLQKELARLFKALKV, encoded by the coding sequence ATGAGTACATTACTGACCTTTATTGGTCGAGGTGCAGCGAATAGAACCGGTGGGGTGGGGCGTTATCAGGCTCTCAATTATTTATTACCTGATGGCCAATTAACCGCTAGCGTGACCTATTTAGGTGAAGCGCTCATTACTCGTTATCAGCCCCAGAGATTGGTGGTGGCAGGTACCAGCGGTAGTATGTGGGATCAATTACTCACGCAGCTTTCGGGCCAATGGAGTGAAGACGAGCAATTAGCCCTGATTGAATCAGTTGATGAAAAAAATGTCACGCCAGCGCAATTAACTTCGCTGGAGCAAGCATTAATGACCAGCACTGGTCGTCAGGTTAGCCTAGTGTTATTGCCCGATACGGCCACGCCGGCGGCGCAAGCAGAATTTATTGTCACCTTGTGTGCAGCGGTAAAGCAGGGTGAGTCGTTGATTATTGATGTAACACACGGCTTTCGCTTTATGCCGATTTTAGCGCTCACGTGCTTGCAATATTTGCAGTACATCAAGGGCGTAGAAATAGAAGAGATGCTCTACGGTGCGCTTGATGGTGATAAAGGCGAAGTGTTTAGTCTTAACAACGTATTGCAGCTTTCGGGCTGGGTGCGTGCTTTAGGTCAGTTTGACCACAGTGGAGACTTTTCGGTATTTGGCCCTTTACTTAAACGTGAAGGGTGGGATAACGACAAGATAAACGAACTGCTGCGGGCGGCATTTTACGAGCGCATTACCAATGCTACCAAAGCGGCACAGTCTGCCCAAAATGTGCTGCGTGCCGATTTTGATGGCGCCATGGCGGAGCTTATTCAGCCCCAGCTGAATGCGCGATTACAGTGGATCAGTGAAACTGGCCGAGGGGCAAGAGAGCGAGCATTGGCGCACCAATATTTGCAGCGTCATGATTACTTGCGAGCGGTAATTTATGCGCAAGAAGGGCTGATCTCAAGCCACCTGTACAGTGAAAAAGCAGACGAGCATAATTTTGATGCCCGTGATGAAGCCAAACGTACCCTGGCCGATAATGCCGCAGATTTTAGGTTGTTAAGCCAGTTGCGTAATAATCTCGCCCATGGCGTGCGCAGTCATAATAATCACATTAATAAATTATTGTCAGATGAGGCTACGCTCCAAAAAGAATTAGCCCGTTTGTTTAAAGCGTTAAAAGTGTAA
- the cas6 gene encoding CRISPR system precrRNA processing endoribonuclease RAMP protein Cas6 — MLEQQGFFRFRIDACPEQPLVIPDFGGSMLRGALGHALAYIDQAAYDKIFDPGLGHAFLMTPPQAQRLKAGDVFTFYVTLFPSVSELHDVFFRALTLALRKGLSATKVPCQLLLFTKEIKIFSPLPHQFRLNLLSPWFVKFRNNPVLAEHFSFSTFLIALARRQGELVKREFLQAIIPTNQELLEVAEAVRSQEQLYNVFGERRSNRQQVKHPLQGVSGYFDITINHQEHLNLLSPLLHRAQWLHGGSKVSFGLGALHVKPLSSPVSQLEQLRQNATGAGL; from the coding sequence TTGTTAGAGCAGCAAGGTTTTTTTCGATTTAGGATAGATGCATGTCCTGAACAGCCCTTAGTCATACCCGACTTTGGTGGCAGTATGTTGCGTGGCGCACTTGGTCATGCGTTAGCTTATATTGATCAAGCTGCCTACGATAAAATTTTTGATCCTGGTCTAGGGCACGCTTTTTTAATGACGCCGCCCCAGGCGCAGCGCTTAAAAGCGGGTGACGTTTTTACTTTTTACGTTACGCTATTTCCCAGTGTCTCTGAGCTGCATGATGTTTTTTTTCGGGCATTAACGTTAGCGTTGCGTAAAGGGTTATCCGCGACCAAAGTACCTTGCCAGCTGTTATTATTTACCAAAGAAATTAAAATATTTAGCCCGCTGCCTCATCAGTTTAGGTTGAATTTACTCAGCCCCTGGTTTGTGAAATTTCGTAATAACCCGGTGTTGGCCGAGCATTTTTCTTTTAGTACTTTTCTTATTGCCCTCGCTCGGCGCCAAGGTGAACTGGTAAAGCGAGAGTTTTTACAAGCAATAATACCGACAAACCAAGAGCTGTTAGAGGTAGCAGAAGCGGTGCGTAGCCAAGAGCAATTATATAATGTTTTTGGTGAGCGGCGCTCTAATCGTCAACAAGTTAAACACCCTCTGCAAGGGGTATCTGGGTATTTTGATATCACCATTAATCATCAAGAACATTTAAATTTATTAAGCCCGTTATTACATAGGGCGCAGTGGTTACACGGAGGCTCTAAAGTGAGCTTTGGCTTAGGGGCACTTCACGTTAAACCACTGTCTTCACCTGTTTCTCAATTAGAGCAACTTCGCCAGAACGCTACAGGAGCGGGATTATGA
- a CDS encoding Cas10/Cmr2 second palm domain-containing protein: protein MSRVVYAFELRGIQGYLFNTGRLKDMIYASELIDYVFGQPLDEALLAVGADPARPQPRRAGGAAYLVLDSQEQAQRLRDLWTLSLMQLLPGIELVDAVATGASVKDAVKAALDELQVARNKPLAQLPIATPLTALAPRTGQPAVDKERSESLDASTVTRRRARRVDAGLMGRFGDVSLKWPNNFEEDSHESTRFKLNADNFVGMLHLDGNGIGVLLRVLNNAARNLDDDGYIEAYRIFSTELENVTCEAARKATEDVLIPAQSDKGVIPARPLVLGGDDLTILVRGDLAVPFAMSYAAHFEALSVGFIQKLTKLLNTDELPASLTTSGGLVLVKPGFPFSQALTLAESFADIAKTKGTDAQGNKVAALSLYRIQGAVGDDANALFKREQIARNIELSLPAYALTSTDHEELPSLSTLCDLVDVALAKNFSKSRLRNLVSLLYQDLELAKSEYQRWRSLMKKEAHTCALWSKFESALVALVGELATDLPCSNQKNNEQRYYSPLNDLLVLLEGKMVSPLHLNKEANNDCE from the coding sequence ATGAGTCGAGTCGTTTATGCTTTTGAGCTACGCGGTATTCAGGGGTACCTGTTTAATACCGGACGCTTAAAAGACATGATTTATGCCAGTGAGTTGATTGATTATGTGTTTGGTCAACCCTTAGATGAAGCTTTGTTAGCGGTGGGAGCTGATCCTGCACGGCCGCAACCAAGGCGCGCAGGTGGTGCTGCTTATTTGGTACTCGATAGCCAAGAGCAAGCGCAGCGTTTGCGTGATCTGTGGACCTTAAGCTTAATGCAGCTTTTGCCAGGTATTGAGTTGGTTGATGCTGTAGCCACGGGTGCTTCGGTAAAAGACGCGGTAAAGGCGGCGTTAGACGAGCTGCAAGTAGCCCGCAATAAACCTTTGGCACAATTACCCATAGCCACTCCTCTTACTGCGCTTGCACCTAGAACCGGCCAGCCTGCGGTAGATAAAGAGCGCAGCGAGTCTTTGGATGCCAGCACCGTTACTCGCCGTAGAGCCCGCCGTGTTGATGCTGGGTTAATGGGGCGTTTTGGTGATGTGAGCCTTAAATGGCCGAACAACTTTGAAGAAGACAGCCATGAGTCAACGCGCTTTAAGCTAAATGCTGACAACTTTGTTGGCATGTTGCACCTCGATGGTAATGGTATTGGTGTGTTGCTTCGTGTGCTTAATAACGCGGCGAGAAACTTAGATGACGACGGCTATATAGAAGCTTATCGCATATTTTCTACGGAATTAGAAAATGTCACTTGTGAAGCAGCCCGAAAAGCAACCGAAGATGTCCTCATTCCTGCGCAGTCTGATAAAGGGGTGATCCCGGCTCGGCCATTAGTATTGGGGGGCGATGACCTTACAATATTGGTGCGTGGCGACTTGGCGGTGCCGTTTGCTATGTCTTATGCAGCGCACTTTGAGGCGTTATCGGTGGGCTTTATTCAAAAGCTAACCAAGCTGCTTAATACGGATGAACTTCCCGCATCACTCACCACCAGTGGTGGCTTAGTGCTTGTTAAGCCTGGCTTTCCTTTTTCACAAGCGTTAACCCTTGCTGAAAGCTTTGCCGATATTGCGAAAACAAAAGGAACCGATGCACAAGGCAATAAAGTGGCGGCTCTTTCTCTATATCGCATTCAAGGGGCAGTGGGCGATGATGCTAACGCTTTGTTTAAGCGTGAGCAGATAGCCAGAAATATTGAGTTAAGCTTACCGGCCTATGCACTCACGAGCACTGATCATGAAGAGTTGCCTAGTTTATCTACCTTGTGTGACTTGGTGGACGTGGCGTTAGCAAAAAACTTTTCAAAATCACGATTAAGAAATTTAGTCAGCCTGTTATATCAAGATCTTGAGTTAGCTAAAAGTGAGTATCAGCGTTGGCGCTCGCTAATGAAAAAAGAAGCACATACCTGCGCGTTGTGGTCGAAATTTGAGTCCGCATTAGTGGCCTTAGTTGGTGAGCTTGCCACCGATCTACCTTGTAGCAATCAAAAAAATAATGAGCAACGTTACTACAGCCCGCTTAATGATTTGTTGGTGCTACTAGAAGGTAAAATGGTCAGCCCACTTCACTTAAACAAGGAGGCTAACAATGACTGCGAATAA
- a CDS encoding RAMP superfamily CRISPR-associated protein, giving the protein MTANNSLLIDFHGFWHAGSGRSAGALVDALVQKNANGLPVVGGRHIKGLLRHAVAKTEKLGWFSDLDLPEGPAKNIETLLFGSANQEEERFATLPGMLIVNDAGLPQAEAAWLAAPEQAELLQYLYGQVSSTAITELGSAQEHSLRAIEVSLPAQLTADLQLVVTAVDEAHRAQQKAWLSTLAPWLPLIEASSLVDGVGSSRSRGLGEVSMSWQHSTGDTQ; this is encoded by the coding sequence ATGACTGCGAATAATAGCTTGCTGATTGATTTCCATGGTTTTTGGCATGCCGGCTCTGGCCGTTCGGCCGGTGCATTAGTTGATGCTTTGGTGCAAAAAAATGCCAATGGTTTGCCAGTGGTGGGCGGGCGTCATATTAAAGGGTTGCTGCGCCATGCGGTTGCTAAAACTGAAAAGCTGGGGTGGTTTAGTGATCTAGACCTGCCTGAAGGGCCCGCAAAAAACATAGAAACCTTGTTGTTTGGCAGTGCCAATCAAGAAGAAGAGCGCTTTGCTACTCTGCCAGGCATGTTGATTGTAAACGATGCAGGCTTACCCCAGGCCGAAGCCGCTTGGTTGGCTGCCCCCGAGCAAGCCGAGTTACTGCAGTATTTATATGGCCAAGTAAGCTCTACCGCTATTACTGAACTTGGCAGTGCTCAAGAGCACAGCTTGCGAGCCATAGAAGTAAGCTTGCCAGCTCAGCTAACGGCAGATTTACAGTTGGTAGTAACGGCTGTTGATGAAGCACATCGTGCCCAGCAAAAAGCGTGGTTAAGTACGCTTGCACCTTGGTTACCGCTTATTGAAGCCAGTAGTTTGGTGGATGGCGTGGGATCTAGCCGTAGTCGTGGGTTAGGGGAAGTGAGTATGAGCTGGCAACACAGCACAGGAGACACCCAATGA